The genomic stretch AAGGTGTTGGGGGAGTTTATTGAGCTTATTCCGTGAGAGGAACAGATGGGTGAGGTTTCGATTGCTCTGAAGTATAGATTCGTTCAGGGTGTTGAGCTTGTTGTTTTGCAGGTTTAGCCTCTCAAGTTTGGTCAGCGGGTCCAGGGAATTAGCAGAGATCTCAAGCAGACGGTTGTTGGCAAGGTCTAGATTCTCCAGGTGGGGTAGCTTCTGAAGCAGAGCAGCCGGGATCTTGGTTAAACGGTTCCCAGATAAGTCGAACCAGGTGATGTTGCTGTTATCAGGAAGCCACTCAGCATCAGCATTTTCAATCAAATTGTTCTTCAGAACCAAGTTGCGCAGTTGGGCGTTGATGAAAACGTCTGCAGGCAGGTCAGACAGTTTGTTTCCTGTGAAATCCAACGTGTTGAGGTGAGGAACGCCTCTGAGAAGATGAGAGGAAAGGCTCTGCAGGTGGTTGCTGTACATGTGTAGTCCTTTCAGCAGAGGCGTGGCATTCAGGTGCTCTTCAGAGATGAAGGTGATGTTCGTGAACTGGATGGTCAGTTGGGAGGTGTTAATCGGCAGACCCTTGGAGGGGTACTCTGTCAGGGGAACCTCATTGCAGACCACCTCAGATTTTCTGTGGTAGCATTGGCAAAGTGGTGGGCAGGCCAGAGTGCCATGGCACAAATATGCCAACCAGAAGAAAGCAAGGCCACACCAGGAATTCATTACTAGAGGAGGACATGCAGTTTAAGATGAAGGGGAAATACACAAGACACCACTGCACATCACAAATCCTTTCAGTAAATGCACCAAATGTTCAATACCATgagtaagaaaataaaacttacTGTTGTTTTGTAGATGGATGAGTAGCAGTCAGATTGCTCCTTAGATCAGATTTAGTAGTGGTCACTTGCAAATTACTGAGCCATTTGGGGGAGCAGATATCCACAATCTAATGATTTCTCTCTGAGTAAACAGGACCCAGTCACTACACAGTCACTTATCAAGGACAGACAGTTGCAACAGACTGTGTGCATGCACGGAAAGTACAAAACCTGGAAATTTTGTTCATGTGGATTTATTGGAAAACATTTTATAGTTCTGCTAAAAACTCTTGAATGTGAAATATGAAGTTGAAGGCTGTGTTAATGTGCCCATGTTCAGTTTAGGAATTTGTTGGTTTGCCACTGAGTGAACAACTAAGATTGATGTTTAcaacattttgtactttttttttagatgtgtgGGACGAGgagtgtgtggtgggggggacatgcaaaatgtttaaagttgCGTAGTTTTAAGTTATATAACAGCAAGCACTGAACAAGAGTTCAATGGATTTATCTTATGCCTTGAATTCACGCAACTTCATTTACCAACACATTTGAAGAGTAAACTGGGTCTCCATTTATTGCTTGTATTTAACCGAAGcaataaatatacataacatGTTGACacaagcagtggtggaagataATTTCACATCCTCTACCTATGTTAAAGTTGACATTCaataacacatatatatatatatatatatatatatattatatatatatactcaatTACAAGTAATGCGTCCAAAATAAGTATTACCAGGTATTccagtattaaaagtaaattgaATTCACATTTAAgtagcattttactgttgtagtaCTATGTGTACAGTATCACATGGAAATGTAGCGGGGCAGaggtataaagtagcataaaacaGAATATTCAAGTAAACTACAAGTTccttaaatgtatatttaaatatacagcAGAATAACACTACTGCAAGAAAGTCATCCTTatagaaatgtaaattaaaagaCTAGAGATGAAGTCATTCTCGATGAGAAGGAGAAGGCTGCGTGCCACCTGATATCACAGCTGTCGATACAGCAGATTTCATGCTTATTCAACCAGAACACACAGTCACTCAGATGATAAACAGAATGGATCGGACCTGCAGTATGAAGTACGAATTTAGCAGATGGGCAACTAGATGAACCATTACATTATGTATGATGAGTGCCAGTTAGCTTTAGGCTGTTCTGAAAGATTTATTTCAGTCAAGCCCACTCACTCCACATGCACAAGATAGAGACAGACCTATTCTGGTATAGTTCAAATAGTCTTCTCAAATACACTGCAGTCAGATATAACAGCTCCGAAGGATCATTACAATATTCCTCTGGCATTTCTGTGTTTATAATGTCAAGGGCTCTACATTGATCTCATTATCTTGTGACAGCACTCACATATCTTACAGTGTACACTGCATATCATTTTCTAATATACATATTAGacacactgtatatttgtttaagattattattggccattttcatttacagctgaagagatgaaaggggagagaaattgagaatgacatgcagcaaagggctgcagctCAAAGTTGAACCTCAtcccgctgcattgaggagtaaacctttatataCGGAGGACCCCACCACCAACTGAGCAATCTGGGCGCCCCATTTTTAATGTGTATATCGTAAAGGCCCCATACTGTGTAATGATACTTTTAAGGTTCATTCTTCTATTTtaggtttctactagaacatgtttacatgctttaattaaaaaaaacttctgtcTGAATATACTTATCTTCACCCTCTAAAAAACGCTGCTTAGCTCTCTTTAAGGCCCACCCcccaaaaagcccagtctgtacttattggtcagtgtttcccGGTTTTCTGCATCTATGCTCTGGGAATCTTTGCATCGTCCTTTTGCAGCTGGTAACTAAATGTGGTGAGGCTTTATCGGCACGTCCTCACTAAATATTTTGAAGTTGTGACATCTAAACTGTGCACCTGACGACTCATTTAAAGGAACACTTTCTAAATTCAGACTGTCTGCAGTTCTCTGGGGATTGAGAGTTAACATACTTCCAAAGTATTCATAAACAGCACCTTGACTGGcaatataaattacaaaaagacagaaatctcactttttacaatacaGTATGGGACCTTTCAGATTATTAATATAGCATTGATACCTCATTATTAATTGAGGTACAggtcaacaaaaataaacaaacatgatttaaaagtgCCCTGCCAttcaaaaaaacgttttttctatatgtgtttgtgttatgttgtgaatgtgaaaataaactgCTACTTTCTCTGTCAGCTTCGAGGGATTAAGCGGGCCTCCATGAAGCTtggctcctatggcgccattgtAATGCTAGAAAGCCCTCACCCGACGTTAGcgttccattgactgccattcattttggcgccactctgacagcgaataactttacatctgaagcgattaaaagtttaagttgTCCATTcttcatttctaaagaaacaagacaatgtaTAAACGACTCCATTACCTTATACTTCctgttatggctccgtagcagatgtttttgtaaaaaaggcTAGCCATTTTGTCATAACCAAGCGACTTGTTGGGAGAAGCACGCGGACAGTTTCAACTTACGTTAGCTGTTAAGGTCTATGTTATCTCTTAACATATACCTTTGCTCCCCGTTTATGCAAGACCggaaatgattgagatttctcttagCACAGCttccagaagacttacaactttcagacaggttgctcatgtcacattgacaagctcagttggaggcagcacagtaacgctcagcactcaccggaaaagtgcttctaatagacttcactggtctctgtctaGAGCAACAAAATCCGTTGGTCCATTcatttaactgtctatggtcagctctagccactgaaacaCGCAGAGAAAACAGgtcaattacaaaagctggtcagtctgatgtcatgttgcctgagctcattactactCATGAGCTctcccagttgcgctgggtaaaagATACTGATATCCAGGCTCTCATTGACTAGCTGTttgccaatcagagtcaagcagcttagctcattgaatattaatgagaactggcacaaatcgagccgggtcttcctgcaggctttctataccacgctagaatagCTTGAAACAGTCTATAAGCTAAGCTATTTCCCAACatgtaagtctttttttttttttttaaacaatgattACATTCAAACACTGAGTACATTTATATCACATTAATAATTCAGGTACAGTGCAAAATGGAAACATCAAGGTAGAGAAACCAAATCCAAACTCCAGTCTTTCTCAATtcttcctgtcaaaaaaaataacaaaactcaGTGAACTTGATTCTGTATGGATTTCATTCACTGCCCATCTACAGCTTAATGGTGgatctacactcaccggccactttattaggtacacctgtccaactgctcgttaacacttaatttctaagcagccaatNNNNNNNNNNNNNNNNNNNNNNNNNNNNNNNNNNNNNNNNNNNNNNNNNNNNNNNNNNNNNNNNNNNNNNNNNNNNNNNNNNNNNNNNNNNNNNNNNNNNgcttccagcaccttgttgaatctatgccacgaagaattgaggcagttttgaaggcaaaaggggtccaacccgttactagcatggggtacctaataaagtggccggtgagtgtatattatcAGTAGGGCCtacatcacttttttattttattttttatattgagaCCAATCCTACATGTTGAATTTTGAAACATGAATGttgaaacattaaataaaatacttgttttcatggttacataatttatttgaatttgtcgtgaatggaaagaagaaaacattgtttCCGTTCAATTTACATTGTTCTGTCTTATGTTGTAATGGATCTACTTCATGCAGTGTAAACtattcatttacaaaacaagcatataatgtataatgtgcTGCTGACTAATATCCATCATTTACTATGAGCTACACTTTCTGTGTTacaatacacagacagacatcttAATCCTATATACAAATGTTCACACATGTCAAACACAAATCCATGTGAGTCACTGCATCTGACAGAATAAAATGTCCATGGTTTTGTGATGCTGGTTAGAAAATAAGGCAGTTTCAGTCAGGTTTAAAAAGAACAACTTTCCTATAGGAGATGTCTCGCTCTTATACTCATTTTCTTCTTGATAAAATGACAAAGGCAGACCCAGATCTCATGACGATAACCAGTTTCTGTCCATTTTTGTCAGTCTACTGCCCTGAAGAAAtaacacatgtactgtaggcACTGCATCCAGACTGCAGTCATATCCACAAAGATGAAAATGCACATCTTTGATCAACCAGGGTTAActgtgaaaagagagagaaggaaaattATGTGAAAACCTGGGATGTTACCAACAGAATGACTGGACTTCAAAAGGCACGTGCACACAAAATCCACATATTAAACCAGGAAGCTACCCAGTAGCCACACAATGCATGagtaaaatgcacaaaaaagcaGACAGGTATGAGAATTATCTTAGTCTGTATTATGAAAGAACTGAAATATTAAAACCCATTTTGGGACATACACTTATTTGCCTTTTTGCCGAGAAGAAGAAGATTGATAGCACTCATAACTGTACAGTACTATCAATGCTTAGCTCAACATAAAGACTGAACAGAGATAAACAGCTATCCTGGCTCGATTCAAAGGTATTTAAGATATTAACGCTTTGCTTGAGTGAGCTACAGGgatgctggtaggcagattatATTACCTTTAGAGAGTATTGTTGCCTGTATTTATGCTATGCCTATGTAACTggctgcagcttcatatttaatgaaCATATGTGCATGTAGTATTGTCACTTAACTCTCTGAAGGAAAACGTGTAAGtgtatttcccccaaaaaaatctattgCTCTCTTATTTTACTTCTTGCAAACATGCAGACCAAAATCCGCTTTTTGTGCAATAAAACGGCGCAGCAAGCCTCTCTCCCAAACCGTCAAACTATTCTTGTAGCAACACAGTTCAAACACAGAGTTCATGTTTTCCCACTCAACTGTAGATTTAGAAATCACACAAAACCATGCCTCTGGCTGCATTAAGGCCTTCtaactgcaaacacacatgcagcgGTCCAGTTACCCTCTGTACCCTCTCTTTCACTTCCTTCAGAAGaacaaatcatcatcatcatcattatcgtCATCATCCAACGGCCAATTCCAGTCTTTAAGGCCAAACTCAAGCAATCTGAAACAGTAGAGGATCATCGAGGGGGTCAACAGCCTTTGGTGCTTCATAAACTGCTGGGGCCATTCATGCCAGGTTCAGCAGAGGGCAGCGTAGAGCTGCAACTTGTTAATTGAGTGACTAAATCCTGCTTGTTATAATGAGGGGAGTGTTAATGGGCATGGCAGCACAGCGTTATGGAGGGAGGACAGGCGCAACAAGCTCAGCTACTTACAGTCTCCCAGCATGAGAGACGTTAGAAtggagaggtcagaggtcaaaggtcagtggAGGATGATACGGAGCATGGGGCCAGTGCTGAGGGATGAGAGCCAGTTAGGTTGTAGCTGAGAGAACAAACTTTGACAAATGAGGGTCCTAATCAATCTCGGATTGATTAAGTGACTACCATATACTAATTAGGTGGCCACCTACGCTGTGTGAGAAGCCACGTTGGAACATTAATGCTGCATTCAGTGTTAAAAGAATGATTCAGGAATCGTGTTTTAAGCAAGACATCCTGTATCAGCCACAGCTTTAGGCCCCTTTTAACCGCACATGATTGAGAATAATTAACAAAGGAGGTAGTAAGGCTAGTTTTGATCATGAATcagtttttaaaccaaaatttactgaaaaatacatttgtaagaACAGCTCATATTTTGGGGGTTTCACCCTgagttgtatttttaaaataatattaaaataagtgCTACATCAGCTatattgagttttgtttttaagaccaagatggttttattattattgcagtcatgtaaaaaaatacaattgagCATCAATCTGGctggaaaattaaaaacaaatacgtTCTGTATGCAGCAGAAACTTTCCCATCCTTACCTGGGCTTGCCTGATggctgctgctgtctgctggGCTGGATCTTGATAGCTCCGCGATGAGCCGACATACGAGGCGAAGCCCTGGGTGAAGGTCGCGGGGAGACTCGCGGAGAGGAGCTCGATGTTGCTTCATGGAGGTTGTTTTGTGCCGCAGAGGGAGGACTCAATGTTGGGTTTTTCCTCGGGATGCGTTTGAGGAGGTGGCTGACCCAGCGCTGCTGCTCCTCCTGAGAGTTGGTCAGCAGAAGCAGCTCTTTGGCAGTGGATATGTCGTAGTTCACTGttaaagacagatatttaaAATTGATAATTTTAGAAATTGATCTGCTGACATTTAATTGTACCAGGGCTTAATTCTATGGTGCAACTCCAGGCTATCCATTGTGGTAGTGTTGTGTTGGACTGCAGTatactaaaatatattttagccaCCATATCAGAAGTTGACTAACaaagatacattaaaaaaaacgttttcacaGTATGATTTATAATGGGCTGTCATTGGTCATCTGTTCAATGTACAAAGGCTTCTATGACATTGagcataaaatataatataactatttactgtatatagagCTGAAACTTCCaatcttaaatatttttttaatatttccatACACAGCGTCGGGGTGACACATTTAGAAAATGATTTAGATAAATTGCTAGTTGCACCTCTTATTGTCTACTAAAATGTTTCTATAATCAGAAATGCCAGCTGTTTAAACAAGGCACAATGGTGGTGTTGTACTCCATCCTAAAGCA from Etheostoma cragini isolate CJK2018 chromosome 18, CSU_Ecrag_1.0, whole genome shotgun sequence encodes the following:
- the LOC117961705 gene encoding leucine-rich alpha-2-glycoprotein-like, whose amino-acid sequence is MNSWCGLAFFWLAYLCHGTLACPPLCQCYHRKSEVVCNEVPLTEYPSKGLPINTSQLTIQFTNITFISEEHLNATPLLKGLHMYSNHLQSLSSHLLRGVPHLNTLDFTGNKLSDLPADVFINAQLRNLVLKNNLIENADAEWLPDNSNITWFDLSGNRLTKIPAALLQKLPHLENLDLANNRLLEISANSLDPLTKLERLNLQNNKLNTLNESILQSNRNLTHLFLSRNKLNKLPQHLFLELAQLKHLSLDMNQLSHIPAGLLDPLSSLDEEGLDLTANPWLCNGKVEYLWRWLQRNKKKVFLPETIVCAGPQPLVGRSVISLTESELNLQS